In Desulfovibrio sp. ZJ209, one genomic interval encodes:
- a CDS encoding DsbA family protein, which produces MDKQYTVEVWNDTCVPHCYTGEVVLLRAIADLGLRERVKVRLRAFELDPGFPPGKTIEVPRCVAKKYGCSVPEALEKIAAAEAMARKAGIDMKFAGAVFCNTRSSHRVLKYAASEFGDATALQVNLAFLGAYFTRNLVLEGETLVCVAAAAGLPAEAVRDVVLTNKFEEAVLEDEREAARRGIFSIPCFDFNGKFLVNGAIGLRGFRQALTEMLA; this is translated from the coding sequence ATGGATAAGCAATATACCGTCGAAGTCTGGAACGATACGTGCGTCCCGCACTGTTACACCGGCGAAGTCGTCCTGCTTCGGGCCATCGCGGATCTGGGCCTGCGTGAGCGCGTCAAGGTGAGGCTGCGCGCCTTTGAGCTCGACCCCGGCTTTCCGCCGGGCAAGACCATAGAGGTGCCGCGGTGCGTGGCGAAAAAATACGGCTGCTCCGTGCCGGAAGCGCTGGAAAAGATTGCCGCCGCCGAAGCCATGGCGCGCAAGGCCGGCATCGACATGAAGTTCGCGGGCGCCGTGTTCTGCAACACGCGTTCGTCGCACCGCGTGCTGAAATATGCCGCCAGCGAATTTGGCGACGCCACGGCCCTCCAGGTGAACCTTGCCTTCCTTGGCGCCTATTTCACGCGTAACCTGGTGCTCGAGGGCGAGACGCTCGTGTGCGTGGCGGCCGCCGCTGGCCTTCCGGCCGAGGCTGTGCGCGACGTGGTGCTGACGAACAAATTTGAAGAGGCGGTGCTTGAGGATGAGCGGGAGGCCGCCCGGCGCGGCATCTTCAGCATTCCGTGCTTCGATTTCAACGGCAAGTTTCTGGTGAACGGCGCCATCGGCCTGCGGGGCTTCCGGCAGGCGCTGACCGAAATGCTGGCATAA
- a CDS encoding helix-turn-helix domain-containing protein, translating to MEKEDVRELKTDVVFAGRTYFCALELALELIGGKWKMMLLYHLRNGTLRSSELQRRMRGISGKMFTQTARALEKEGLVAREIFPVIPPRVEYSLTPAGETAIPVIMQVGYWGEAVAVLGCPE from the coding sequence ATGGAAAAAGAAGATGTTAGGGAGCTCAAGACCGATGTCGTCTTCGCCGGGCGCACCTATTTCTGCGCCCTTGAGCTCGCGCTGGAACTTATCGGCGGCAAATGGAAGATGATGCTCCTCTACCACCTGCGCAACGGCACCCTGCGCTCCTCGGAGCTCCAGCGCCGGATGCGCGGCATCTCCGGCAAGATGTTCACCCAGACGGCGCGCGCCCTCGAGAAGGAGGGTCTGGTGGCCCGCGAGATCTTCCCGGTCATTCCGCCGCGCGTGGAATATTCCCTGACGCCGGCGGGCGAGACGGCCATCCCGGTCATCATGCAGGTGGGCTACTGGGGCGAGGCGGTGGCCGTTCTGGGCTGCCCAGAGTGA
- a CDS encoding DUF362 domain-containing protein — protein MGMLTSGEAGLVAAEGGKSLFPPHAPLGQGKGIHPGRVAWTHDPKAVHWSGMDFWWKPENYDAERLMAMTRKGIMRLTGEDTPQKAWHALFAWRNAQNGKRGGYTPGEKVAVKVNMNGAGENNDDPHGEFGVSYGNPLLLQTLLRSMVRDGGVRPEDIVVFDTCRIFPDHMRKLCTEGDLAGVDFRYRRPGMPGDAVADAKARIQWAGDVRGIPTYFPTCLTEADYLVNLANLKGHTWGLTLSGKNHFGTFINDERRVTPAAAGLHPNIINGQMGEYSVIADLMARKEIAGKSVLWMLDGLITAPSETVNISPENAAWEMPPFNGAPAASLFFSQDPVALDSVGADFLVNEPNMRRHNSNMRDKPGMENYLHEAALLPAPPSGTKYTDGAGANPGSLGVHEHWNNAREKLYSRNRGLKEGIELVKE, from the coding sequence ATGGGAATGCTCACTTCAGGTGAGGCCGGCCTTGTCGCGGCGGAAGGTGGCAAAAGCCTCTTTCCGCCGCATGCGCCCCTGGGCCAAGGCAAGGGCATCCACCCGGGCCGCGTGGCTTGGACGCATGACCCCAAGGCCGTTCACTGGAGCGGCATGGACTTCTGGTGGAAGCCGGAAAATTATGATGCCGAGCGCCTCATGGCCATGACGCGCAAGGGCATCATGCGCCTCACCGGGGAGGACACGCCCCAAAAGGCGTGGCATGCGCTCTTCGCGTGGCGCAACGCCCAAAACGGCAAGCGGGGCGGCTACACGCCGGGTGAGAAGGTGGCCGTCAAGGTGAACATGAACGGCGCCGGCGAAAACAACGACGACCCGCACGGCGAGTTCGGCGTGAGCTACGGCAACCCGCTCCTGTTGCAGACGCTGTTGCGCTCCATGGTGCGCGACGGCGGCGTGCGCCCGGAAGACATCGTGGTGTTCGACACCTGCCGCATCTTCCCCGACCACATGCGCAAGCTCTGCACCGAAGGCGATCTCGCCGGCGTGGACTTCCGCTATCGGCGCCCCGGCATGCCGGGCGACGCCGTGGCCGACGCAAAGGCCCGCATCCAGTGGGCCGGGGATGTGCGCGGCATCCCCACCTATTTTCCCACCTGCCTCACCGAGGCGGACTATCTCGTCAATCTCGCCAACCTCAAGGGCCACACATGGGGCCTCACCCTCAGCGGCAAAAACCATTTCGGCACTTTCATCAATGACGAGCGCCGGGTCACGCCCGCGGCCGCGGGGCTGCACCCCAACATCATCAACGGGCAGATGGGCGAATACTCCGTTATCGCCGACCTCATGGCGCGGAAGGAAATCGCCGGCAAGAGCGTGCTCTGGATGCTGGACGGGCTGATCACCGCGCCCAGCGAGACCGTGAACATCTCGCCGGAGAACGCGGCATGGGAGATGCCCCCCTTCAACGGCGCCCCGGCCGCGAGCCTCTTTTTCTCGCAGGACCCGGTGGCCCTGGATTCCGTGGGCGCGGACTTCCTCGTGAACGAGCCCAACATGCGGCGCCACAACAGCAATATGCGCGACAAGCCGGGCATGGAGAACTACCTGCACGAGGCAGCGCTGCTCCCCGCGCCGCCCTCGGGCACGAAGTACACCGACGGCGCGGGCGCCAACCCCGGCAGCCTCGGGGTGCACGAGCACTGGAACAATGCCCGGGAAAAGCTCTACAGCCGCAACCGCGGCCTCAAGGAGGGCATCGAGCTGGTGAAGGAGTAG
- the aspT gene encoding aspartate-alanine antiporter, which produces MDWLWEWIQATFREYPSIPIFLTIGLGFWFGKFRYKSLSLGVVTSVLLIGVVVGAVFHVPIGAPLKSLFFLIFLFAIGYRCGPQFVSAIRGQGIKQVIFAVVLCGLCLAVTWACAKFMGYNAGIATGLFSGAQTISAVIGIGTDTIQSVLNAGTITPEEAKNWDEMMPVCYAVTYVFGTIGSAWILGNLGPIMLGGLDKVRRQAKELEQQLDHSNLPNDPAFVDGNQPIVFRAYKVTAEHFSIPQTVTQIQAHFQTLGRRIFVERVRDTNGKIQESTPDMVVKLGDEVVLSGRHEYIIQDESWIGPEIDDAKLMTFAVEKTRVMVSKKAAGLTVDELRAKPWMYGIMIGAIDRSGGIEIPVLAQTKLMEGDMLTIEGLPQEVQAACPEIGYEEKPSDQTDVVFLALCIFLGALVGAMTLTVKDVPISLSTAGGALIAGIFFGWWRTKRPSVGYIPNSVLWFMNNLGLNMFIAVIGIQCGPVFIPGIEKVGIMLFVMGVISTSVPLFIGMWLGAKVFKFHPAINLGCCAGGRTTTAALGAITSALDSSVPALGYTVTYAVGNTVLILMGVAMVLMFL; this is translated from the coding sequence ATGGACTGGCTTTGGGAGTGGATACAGGCGACCTTCAGGGAATATCCCTCGATCCCCATTTTTCTCACCATCGGCTTGGGCTTCTGGTTCGGCAAGTTCCGCTACAAGTCCCTGAGCCTCGGCGTGGTCACGTCCGTGCTGCTCATCGGCGTCGTGGTGGGCGCGGTGTTCCATGTGCCCATCGGCGCGCCGCTCAAGTCCCTCTTCTTCCTTATCTTCCTCTTCGCCATCGGCTACCGCTGCGGCCCGCAGTTCGTGAGCGCCATCCGCGGCCAGGGCATCAAGCAGGTCATCTTCGCCGTGGTGCTCTGCGGCCTGTGCCTCGCCGTGACCTGGGCCTGCGCCAAGTTCATGGGCTATAACGCCGGCATCGCCACCGGGCTCTTCTCCGGCGCGCAGACCATTTCGGCGGTCATCGGCATCGGCACCGACACCATCCAGTCCGTGCTCAACGCGGGCACCATCACCCCCGAGGAAGCCAAGAACTGGGACGAGATGATGCCCGTGTGCTACGCCGTGACCTATGTGTTCGGCACCATCGGCTCCGCGTGGATCCTGGGCAATCTGGGGCCCATCATGCTCGGCGGCCTCGACAAGGTGCGCCGCCAGGCCAAGGAGCTGGAGCAGCAGCTCGACCACTCCAACCTGCCCAATGACCCGGCCTTCGTGGACGGCAACCAGCCCATCGTGTTCCGCGCCTACAAGGTGACGGCGGAGCATTTCTCCATCCCGCAGACGGTCACGCAAATTCAGGCCCACTTCCAGACGCTCGGGCGGCGCATCTTTGTGGAGCGCGTGCGCGACACCAACGGCAAGATCCAGGAAAGCACGCCGGACATGGTCGTCAAGCTCGGCGACGAGGTGGTGCTGAGCGGCCGGCATGAATACATCATCCAGGATGAAAGCTGGATCGGCCCGGAAATCGACGACGCCAAGCTCATGACCTTCGCCGTGGAAAAGACGCGCGTCATGGTCTCCAAGAAGGCCGCGGGCCTCACCGTGGACGAGCTGCGCGCCAAGCCGTGGATGTACGGCATCATGATCGGCGCCATCGACCGCTCCGGCGGCATCGAGATCCCGGTGCTCGCGCAGACCAAGCTCATGGAAGGCGACATGCTCACCATCGAGGGCCTGCCGCAGGAAGTGCAGGCGGCCTGCCCCGAGATCGGCTATGAGGAAAAGCCCAGCGACCAGACCGACGTGGTCTTCCTCGCGCTGTGCATCTTCCTGGGCGCGCTCGTGGGCGCCATGACCCTGACCGTAAAGGACGTGCCCATCAGCCTCTCCACCGCGGGCGGCGCGCTCATCGCCGGCATCTTCTTCGGCTGGTGGCGCACCAAGCGGCCTTCGGTGGGGTATATCCCCAATTCCGTGCTCTGGTTCATGAACAATCTCGGGCTCAACATGTTCATCGCCGTCATCGGCATCCAGTGCGGCCCGGTGTTCATCCCCGGCATCGAAAAGGTCGGCATCATGCTCTTCGTCATGGGCGTGATCTCCACCTCCGTGCCGCTCTTCATCGGCATGTGGCTCGGGGCCAAGGTGTTCAAGTTCCATCCGGCCATCAACCTCGGCTGCTGCGCGGGCGGCCGCACCACCACGGCGGCGCTCGGCGCCATCACCTCCGCCCTTGACAGCTCCGTGCCCGCGCTCGGCTATACCGTGACTTACGCGGTGGGCAACACGGTGCTCATCCTCATGGGCGTGGCCATGGTGCTCATGTTCCTGTAA
- a CDS encoding bifunctional aspartate transaminase/aspartate 4-decarboxylase: MNAKTPQEKRKYEQELDKLSPFEVKNTLIEMAEEEAKVSSQTFLNAGRGNPNWLLSWPRRAFFLLGQFAMDECERISYDTAIGIAASPAKKGLGDRLHQFLTAHKDDVGAKVLLEFYSYMVTTYSVDEDDFAWELVDGITGDHYPTPDRILPFTELITRDYVRWAMGGGNDTTEFDLFATEGSTAGMCYAFLSLQQNFLLERGDKVALFTPCFTPYLEIPVLDEFGFEIVTISANRVEKDGYHDWQYPKDEIDKLRDPSIKAVCVINPSNPPSVCITPETQAQLLDIVKTDNPKLMIITDDVYGTFIEGFKSLMYALPYNTMCLYSYSKYFGATGWRAAVMCLRSEGNVFDDRIAELPKDKQEALIKRYSSLSTDPAKIKFVDRLVADSRMVGLNHTAGLSTPQQIMMSIFSAFALIHKDELQPKLINMIQERLHALWDTTGFTLLPDKYRAGYYSEIDMMVWARKFYGDDFAAYLNANFDPLDVVVRLAQEDAVVLLNGDGFDGPKWSVRVSLANLNKTAYLKIGKFIRKTLEEYHTLYQNSKK; the protein is encoded by the coding sequence ATGAACGCAAAGACCCCCCAGGAAAAGCGTAAGTACGAACAGGAACTGGACAAGCTCTCCCCCTTCGAGGTCAAGAACACCCTGATTGAAATGGCCGAGGAAGAAGCCAAGGTCTCGAGCCAGACCTTCCTCAACGCGGGCCGCGGCAACCCCAACTGGCTGCTCTCGTGGCCGCGCCGGGCCTTCTTCCTGCTCGGCCAGTTCGCCATGGACGAGTGCGAGCGCATCTCCTACGACACGGCCATCGGCATCGCGGCCTCGCCCGCGAAAAAGGGCCTCGGCGACCGGCTGCACCAGTTCCTCACCGCGCACAAGGACGACGTGGGCGCCAAGGTGCTGCTGGAATTCTACAGCTACATGGTGACCACCTACAGCGTGGACGAGGACGATTTCGCCTGGGAGCTCGTGGACGGCATCACGGGCGACCACTACCCCACGCCCGACCGCATCCTGCCCTTCACCGAGCTCATCACGCGCGACTATGTGCGCTGGGCCATGGGCGGCGGTAACGACACCACGGAATTCGACCTCTTCGCCACCGAGGGCAGCACCGCCGGCATGTGCTACGCCTTCCTGTCGCTGCAGCAGAACTTCCTGCTTGAGCGCGGCGACAAGGTGGCGCTCTTTACGCCCTGCTTCACGCCGTATCTGGAGATCCCGGTGCTGGACGAATTCGGCTTCGAGATCGTCACCATCAGCGCCAACAGGGTGGAGAAGGACGGCTACCACGACTGGCAGTACCCCAAGGACGAGATCGACAAGCTGCGCGACCCCTCCATCAAGGCCGTCTGCGTCATCAACCCGTCCAACCCGCCGAGCGTGTGCATCACGCCCGAGACGCAGGCCCAGCTGCTCGATATCGTGAAGACCGACAACCCGAAGCTGATGATCATCACGGACGACGTGTACGGCACCTTCATCGAGGGCTTCAAGTCGCTCATGTACGCCTTGCCCTACAATACCATGTGCCTGTACTCGTACTCCAAGTACTTTGGCGCCACGGGCTGGCGCGCGGCCGTCATGTGCCTGCGCAGCGAGGGGAACGTCTTTGACGACCGCATCGCGGAACTCCCCAAGGACAAGCAGGAAGCGCTCATCAAGCGCTACAGCAGCCTGAGCACCGACCCGGCGAAGATCAAGTTCGTGGACCGCCTCGTGGCCGACAGCCGCATGGTGGGCCTGAACCACACGGCGGGCCTTTCCACGCCGCAGCAGATCATGATGTCCATCTTCTCGGCCTTCGCGCTCATCCACAAGGACGAGCTCCAGCCCAAGCTCATCAACATGATCCAGGAGCGGCTGCACGCCCTGTGGGACACCACGGGCTTCACGCTGCTCCCCGACAAGTACCGCGCGGGCTACTACAGCGAGATCGACATGATGGTCTGGGCCAGGAAGTTCTATGGCGACGACTTCGCGGCCTACCTCAACGCCAACTTCGACCCGCTGGACGTGGTGGTGCGCCTGGCGCAGGAGGACGCGGTGGTGCTCCTGAACGGCGACGGCTTCGACGGCCCCAAGTGGTCGGTGCGCGTGTCGCTCGCCAACCTCAACAAGACCGCCTACCTCAAGATCGGCAAGTTCATCCGCAAGACGCTGGAGGAGTACCACACCCTCTACCAGAACTCCAAGAAGTAG
- a CDS encoding 4Fe-4S dicluster domain-containing protein, which translates to MLFISTVEGHERMSTRELLLRIKSAVEAGETDFYIEAAGQHDIGGPLWNAEGRPLRFEIVNPGQRVGSMALPGTEITVRGPAPADVGWLNSGGRITVLGDAGDTTGHCAAAGAIFVAGRAGTRTGSLMKRDPRHEPPELWVLGTVGSFAFEFMGGGRAVVCGLGPAAAGADGAPLGERPCVGMVGGVVYVRGTCPELPPGVRALPLDAEDRAWLGAGMPGFLAAVERPDLLEELCQWRDWRKVVPDGRSEAAGTCAARDSREDMARFRARAWPKGGLFGDVLPDSGEVDGLVATGAGRLRVPVWDAAAGECRRCWACVRACPRAAVRRRNGSGGEDSPGPLTVESGRCIGCGICAAVCPEGLWRLVPVEEGGAL; encoded by the coding sequence ATGCTCTTCATTTCAACGGTCGAGGGCCACGAGCGCATGTCCACCCGCGAGCTTCTGCTGCGCATCAAAAGCGCGGTGGAGGCGGGCGAGACGGACTTTTACATCGAGGCCGCGGGCCAGCATGACATCGGGGGGCCGCTCTGGAACGCCGAGGGCCGCCCCCTGCGCTTCGAGATCGTGAACCCGGGCCAGCGGGTTGGCTCCATGGCGCTCCCGGGCACGGAAATCACGGTGCGCGGGCCCGCGCCGGCCGACGTGGGCTGGCTCAACTCGGGCGGCCGCATCACCGTGCTCGGCGACGCCGGAGACACCACGGGCCATTGCGCGGCCGCGGGCGCCATCTTTGTGGCCGGCAGGGCGGGCACGCGCACGGGCTCGCTCATGAAGCGCGACCCGCGGCACGAGCCGCCCGAGCTCTGGGTCTTGGGCACGGTGGGGAGCTTCGCCTTCGAGTTCATGGGCGGGGGCCGCGCCGTGGTCTGCGGGCTCGGGCCGGCGGCCGCCGGCGCCGACGGCGCCCCCTTGGGCGAGCGGCCCTGCGTGGGCATGGTGGGTGGCGTGGTCTATGTGCGCGGCACATGCCCGGAGCTGCCCCCGGGCGTGCGCGCCTTGCCGCTGGACGCGGAAGACAGAGCCTGGCTAGGCGCCGGCATGCCCGGCTTTCTCGCGGCCGTGGAGCGTCCTGACCTGCTGGAGGAGCTTTGCCAGTGGCGCGACTGGCGCAAGGTCGTGCCCGATGGGCGGAGCGAGGCCGCGGGCACCTGCGCAGCGCGTGACAGCCGGGAAGACATGGCGCGGTTCCGCGCCCGCGCGTGGCCAAAGGGCGGCCTCTTCGGCGACGTGCTGCCGGACAGCGGCGAGGTGGACGGGCTCGTCGCCACCGGCGCCGGGCGCCTTCGCGTCCCGGTATGGGACGCGGCGGCCGGGGAGTGCCGCCGCTGCTGGGCCTGTGTGCGCGCCTGCCCGCGGGCGGCCGTGCGGCGGCGGAACGGAAGCGGCGGCGAGGACTCCCCCGGGCCGCTTACCGTGGAGAGCGGCCGCTGCATCGGCTGCGGCATCTGCGCCGCCGTGTGCCCTGAGGGGCTCTGGCGGCTCGTGCCCGTGGAGGAGGGCGGGGCGCTGTAG
- a CDS encoding glutamate synthase-related protein, with protein MAPVKRKAPKEEVPAQAVSVNDLPWLVRHDAGRCVLCGACTAACTFGAIEAKLPPRGASAAEREMRKEAGEGGRPVIVQKAEAAHACTGCGMCEKVCPAGAIRPVRNLDNRWAVLSRTHGEPARRGGRGGRSVVEAPPRERTLDAVVIGRISQMTDPALDSERHTFELRSPLGRLLRPGELPLRVEDGRLVLAGETPPVRWIYPVIFSDMSIGALSTRAWEALALAVAWLNEECHLPVRMSSGEGGVPTRLLESERLKYFILQIASGHFGWNRIIESLPRMKADPAAVLIKVGQGAKPGDGGLLPAAKVAPHIQAIRGVPGATLHSPPNHQGLYSIEEAVQKMHLSMNAAFGFRVPVAVKCAASATSVAVYNNLLRDPYHICGGFFLDGMLGGTGAAYSVSLEHTGHPVVSVVRDCYRAAAGQGLQGRIPLWAGGGIGMNGDAAADAFKLVCLGADGVVLGRLLLQLLGCVGNEHGRCNACNTGHCPAGICTQDPRLVRRLDVDAGAQAIVDYMRAFDAELRKLLAPVGNSALPVGRADALVATRKDVADRLGIAYAC; from the coding sequence ATGGCTCCAGTGAAGCGCAAGGCCCCGAAAGAGGAGGTGCCCGCGCAGGCCGTCTCCGTCAATGACCTGCCCTGGCTCGTGCGGCACGACGCGGGCCGCTGCGTGCTCTGCGGGGCCTGCACGGCGGCGTGTACCTTCGGGGCCATCGAGGCGAAACTCCCCCCGCGCGGGGCCAGCGCGGCCGAGCGGGAAATGCGCAAGGAGGCCGGCGAGGGCGGGCGTCCGGTCATCGTGCAGAAGGCCGAAGCGGCCCACGCATGCACGGGCTGCGGCATGTGCGAAAAGGTGTGCCCGGCCGGGGCCATCCGGCCCGTGCGCAACCTCGACAACCGCTGGGCCGTGCTCTCGCGCACGCACGGCGAGCCCGCGCGGCGCGGCGGCCGCGGCGGCCGCAGCGTGGTGGAGGCGCCGCCGCGCGAGCGCACGCTGGACGCGGTGGTCATCGGGCGCATCAGCCAGATGACCGACCCGGCGCTCGATTCGGAGCGCCACACCTTTGAGCTGCGCTCGCCCTTGGGGCGCCTCCTGCGGCCCGGGGAGCTGCCCCTCAGGGTGGAGGACGGGCGCCTCGTGCTCGCCGGGGAAACCCCGCCCGTGCGCTGGATCTATCCTGTCATCTTCAGCGACATGAGCATCGGCGCGCTCTCCACGCGCGCCTGGGAGGCCTTGGCGCTGGCCGTGGCGTGGCTCAACGAGGAATGCCATCTTCCCGTCCGCATGTCCTCGGGTGAGGGCGGCGTGCCCACGCGCCTTCTGGAATCTGAGCGGCTCAAGTATTTCATCCTCCAGATCGCCTCCGGCCACTTCGGCTGGAACCGCATCATCGAGAGCCTGCCGCGCATGAAGGCCGACCCGGCGGCCGTGCTCATCAAGGTGGGGCAGGGCGCCAAGCCCGGTGACGGGGGACTCCTCCCGGCGGCCAAGGTGGCGCCGCACATCCAGGCCATCCGCGGCGTGCCCGGGGCCACCCTGCATTCGCCGCCCAACCATCAGGGCCTCTATTCCATCGAGGAGGCGGTGCAGAAGATGCACCTCTCCATGAACGCGGCCTTCGGCTTCCGCGTGCCCGTGGCAGTCAAGTGCGCGGCCTCGGCCACCTCGGTGGCGGTCTATAACAACCTGTTGCGCGACCCGTACCACATTTGCGGCGGCTTCTTCCTGGACGGCATGCTCGGCGGCACGGGCGCGGCCTATTCCGTCTCGCTGGAGCACACCGGGCACCCGGTGGTCTCGGTGGTGCGCGACTGCTACCGCGCGGCTGCCGGGCAGGGCCTGCAGGGCCGCATCCCGCTCTGGGCCGGCGGCGGCATTGGCATGAACGGCGACGCCGCGGCGGACGCCTTCAAGCTCGTCTGCCTCGGCGCGGACGGCGTGGTGCTCGGGCGCCTGCTGCTCCAGTTGCTCGGCTGCGTGGGCAACGAGCACGGCCGCTGCAACGCCTGCAACACGGGCCACTGCCCCGCGGGCATCTGCACCCAGGACCCGCGCCTCGTGCGGCGCCTCGATGTGGATGCGGGCGCGCAGGCCATCGTGGACTACATGCGCGCCTTCGATGCGGAGCTGCGCAAGCTGCTGGCGCCGGTGGGCAACAGCGCGCTCCCCGTGGGCCGGGCCGACGCGCTGGTGGCCACGCGCAAGGACGTGGCGGACAGGCTCGGCATCGCCTACGCCTGCTAA
- a CDS encoding glutamate synthase, which translates to MCRIGSIKCREAVPPSLALRLMLPQQEGHDNSGFALVMQDLEGAFSHYKETPLLSLATTPEGLRLVADHMAALGFVQLAQWVPEVDNRAGLNMAAMPRYVFSNYDWPEVYRYRGQKDREELLLDTRLALRRLLEEHDAGYVYSFWPDVLTLKEIGDPADIAAYFRLWDDDGRLVARNIVAQCRQNTNYGIVRYAAHPFFLQGHTLCANGENTLFTRNREFQQSLHRGYTGFESDSQCLLYTLHYVHRELGWPLTYYKHVLTPLPAAEAAAREDGEVLGLIRESLAQLEINGPNAIIGLLPDGKMLACCDAKKLRPLVIGSGEGDDGDMVAMASEVCALNAILPARDKEKDIYPGERELVVVDNGLELQRWLQ; encoded by the coding sequence ATGTGCAGGATAGGCTCCATCAAGTGCCGGGAGGCCGTGCCGCCCTCGCTGGCGCTCAGGCTCATGCTTCCCCAGCAGGAGGGGCACGACAATTCCGGCTTCGCGCTGGTCATGCAGGATCTCGAGGGCGCCTTCAGCCATTACAAGGAGACGCCCCTGCTCTCGCTGGCCACAACGCCCGAGGGGCTCCGGCTCGTGGCGGACCACATGGCGGCCTTGGGCTTCGTGCAGCTCGCCCAGTGGGTGCCCGAGGTGGACAATCGCGCCGGCCTGAACATGGCGGCCATGCCGCGCTATGTGTTCAGCAACTATGACTGGCCCGAGGTCTACCGCTACCGCGGCCAGAAAGATCGCGAGGAGCTGCTGCTCGACACGCGCCTCGCCCTGCGCCGCCTGCTTGAGGAGCACGACGCGGGCTATGTGTATTCCTTCTGGCCGGACGTGCTCACGCTGAAGGAAATCGGCGACCCGGCCGACATCGCGGCCTATTTCCGCCTGTGGGACGACGACGGGCGCCTTGTGGCGCGCAACATCGTGGCGCAATGTCGGCAGAACACCAATTACGGCATCGTGCGCTATGCGGCGCATCCCTTCTTTTTGCAGGGGCACACGCTCTGTGCCAACGGCGAGAACACCCTCTTCACCCGCAACCGGGAATTCCAGCAATCGCTGCACCGGGGCTACACGGGCTTCGAGTCCGACTCGCAATGCCTGCTCTATACCCTGCACTATGTGCACCGCGAGCTCGGCTGGCCGCTCACCTATTACAAGCATGTGCTCACGCCGCTCCCCGCCGCCGAGGCAGCGGCCCGGGAGGACGGCGAGGTGCTGGGGCTCATCCGAGAGTCGCTGGCGCAGCTCGAGATCAACGGCCCCAACGCCATCATCGGGCTTTTGCCGGACGGAAAGATGCTCGCCTGTTGCGACGCCAAGAAGCTCAGGCCGCTGGTCATCGGAAGCGGCGAGGGGGACGACGGCGACATGGTGGCCATGGCCTCGGAAGTGTGCGCGTTGAACGCCATATTGCCTGCGCGTGACAAGGAGAAGGACATCTATCCCGGCGAGCGCGAGCTCGTGGTGGTGGACAATGGCCTGGAGCTGCAGCGATGGCTCCAGTGA